A window of Gadus chalcogrammus isolate NIFS_2021 chromosome 2, NIFS_Gcha_1.0, whole genome shotgun sequence genomic DNA:
CGTATGAGGGCAGGCGCCCCGGTGCGCACCAGGGCGTGCAGGCAGTTGGGGTTGCAGCTGAGGCGGCAGAGCATGCGGAAGCAGCGGCTGCTGGGGTCGCGGTGGCGGCTGACGTAGCGCAGGAGGCCTCGCAGCGCCGCGGGCGTCACCAGCGCCGCGCTGGGGTCCGAGGCGTGGGAGAAGcgcgacagcagcagcagcacgggggACTCGGGCGCCCAGGGCTCCGGGTGGTAGGGGTGGCGgccgtgggggtgggggcgctgcggggtgggggtgggggggtggggggtggtggggggtggggggggacggagagggaggggcgtcggggccgaggggggaggggcggggcggtGGGTGGACGCGGGGACGCTTGCGCTGCGGGGAGAACTTGGAGGGGGAGACGGgcgtctgggggggaggggcgggggaggagggggagggggtcgaGGGAGGCGCGGGGGCTTCCCCCAGGGGGGAGACTTCGGGCTGCTGGGCCGAGGCGGGGGCGcgacaggaagaggaagcggaggagggcggaggacaggaagaggaagaggaggaggaagagggcggggagagggaggagagggaggagggaggtgagagggaggagagggaggagagggaggagggaggtgagagggaggagcttTTAGGAGCGGTGGGGGAAGCAGAGGGCAGGGCGGGGAGAGGGgtttgaggggaggaggaggaggaggaagaagaggaagggagatgaAGACCGCTCCAGTCCCCTTCGGCCGCACCGGGGGCGTCGACCAGATCGCCCTCGGAGGAGATCAGGCCCTCGGAGAGCAGCCATGACCTGCGAAGCAGAAACCAGGAAGAGAGGCGTTCAAACACGTTCAGACAACGCCATGGAAACCATTTCCACCTCATCCTAATGATTGACAGTGATACACTACagtttgttttaatgttttatcattattatccaCATCAAAGTTGatctgctgttgttgtgttccaTCACAGCCTTCCAGGTGGTTGTTGCTCCACTACGTCTTGTGTTTGAGGTACCTCTAGCCCCTGCTGGTTACCAACCTGAGGCTGAGGAAGCTGGACGAGCCCGGGCCCTGGTCGCGGGCCTCCTCCCTGCGGCCGTCGAGGGACGGGAAGTCGAAGGACtcgaagcaggaggaggacagcatCTCCGAGGGGGACATCCCGGCGGTCCGGCCCGCCTCCGCCCGGTCCGCCgccggctccgcctcctccacctcctcctgctgctcctcctcctggcggGCGAGGGCGTCCAGCCGGCCCACCAGCAGCGGCACCAGACCCAGCTCCTGCAGCTGCTCCAGCGCCGCCTCGTCGTACACAAAGTCCACGCACGCCACGATGGCCATGCGGGCCAGCGGGTGGCCGCGGTGCGTCCCCAGGAAGCCCACCAGCGTCTCCAGCCCGCCGCACGCCTTCACCTTGGCGCGGTTCACCGCCTCCTTGCAGCAGAGGCACAGCGCCTTGAGGAACACGGGCGCCCTGAGCGGCTCGCGCCGCGCCTCCGCCGAGAAGCGGCCGATGACGTCCAGCGAGCCCACCAGGGGGCGCAGGCAGCCCTGCGAGCACAGGTTGGCCAGCGCCTTGAGCGCCAGCTCCTCCGGCGGCTCGTCGGCGCCGCCCTCCGCCGTCGCCGCGCCCGCCGCCGCGCCCGTCGCCATGGCGCCCAGCGGGGCCAGGACGCCGGAGCGCGACACCTCGCGGGCGCACTCCACGCCGCAGCCGCGTGTCAGCTCGTGGACGGTGCGCAGGGCGGCGCGGCGGAGCGCCAGTGGGAGCTCGGCGGCCAGCAGGGGCGCCAGGGAGGAGAGCGCGCACTGGGCCAGCAGGGAGAGGCGGTTGGCGTGGGTGTCGGCCAGGTAGAGCAGGGCGCGCGCCGCCGACTGGGCGCACTCCAGCtgggggccggagggggggggcggggccccaccgggggaggaggaggaggagaacagggagaggcagaggaggaggagggggacgccGCCTGGAACAGGGAGGGGGCCGCTGTGAGTGCCGGGGGGCTGAGTAACGACCCGTCATGACGTATAAGCAACGACTTTTTAAGTATTGATTTGGGTCCGAATTATTTTCTGCTACGATTAAATCATTGATTACATACAGACGCGATACTTTCTCCCATCTACTACagatataaacaaacacagtgcATCTGCATCTGTCGAAAGAATACAAAACCAAAGCGAGAGATAGTGTCGGAAAGTATGAGTTCACATTGTAAGATGGAATTAAAAGTGAAATTCTATCCTTATTTCCCTCTGAATTCCCCAATGaagtcatcacacacacacacacacacacacacacacacacacacacacacacacacacacacacacacacacacacacacacacacacacacacacacacacacacacacacacacacactcaccagagGAGTGGATGAGGGCCGAGTTCTGGGGGTCCATAGCCAGGTTCCCCAGGGCTCGCGCAGCCCGGTTCTGCACCGTGTCCGTGGTGACGTTCCTCTTCAAGATGTCCACTGAGATGGTCGAGAACAAGGGACGGGTTAAGCTTCAGCTTGGCCAGAACAAGAAGTCCTTTCACACAGCTGTTGCTTAGCAATGCTTTCACGTTGATCAGGAAAGATCACACAGCTGGTCGGGTACGTTTGAAATTTGATATTGAATGTTCATTGGTATTTGGTAAGAAACATAAGTTACAGAGCGAATTCAACATGTTGATGCCTTATTTATTCCTACTTACCCACAATGACGACTCCTTCAAGCTTACGAACCTGCAAAGAAGGGATGAAATGATATTTACCAGAATGCCTCAAACCATCAGCAGCATTGAACTTCACTTTGAACCacacctgtcctctctctcacctgtgcCCTTGTCGCGTACTCTGTGCAGCAGTTACCCAGTATACTGAGAGCCAGGTCTAAAGTCTTTCTGGAGCACTCGGGGTCCTTGAGAACTTTCAACAGAGGGCCGAGCCCACCCTGAGTTCTAAATCGGGAGATACCGCTGGTGCCCCCCTTGATGTGATGCGTCCGAATGGCCACCAGGGCTCGCCACTGAGCAGCTTTGTTCCGCTTGCTTTCCGAATCTTTTCTACCGCCGCCGTCTTCCGTGCCGCAGATCCCGGGATCCTCTGTAGGTTTCGGAACGGGTTTTGAGAGGTGAGACAAACACCAGGTCAGGGATGACTCAGGCGATGTCGAAGAAGCGCCCCGGTGCGAAGCCGACCCTCGGGCCGGTTTGCAGCTACCCTGGACGGGTAACGCTGCCATGATCCCACGTCCTTGCTGGGATCTggattattgtttatttttttcttcacacTACGAAGACAAAATCCACAGAAGATCATTAGGACTTCAATTTAGAAGGGCCAAGACCATTAATAAAACTATTTAAAACCGAATAAGTTCCATTTGAATTCCCTTATTTATAAAGCGTGGTTCCGATACAAGAAAAAAACTACATATACCAGCACGAAAGAGGAAATGGTGTCACCTGACAGGGCCCTCGCTGGGGCCGACGGGAGATGGAGTCCCGGTGGCTTCGGTGGACTTCCTAAAAAAACAGGCCTAAATGGTGACAAGGTCAGGCACGCGTTATTCTGCATATTGTAGGTGCGTTTGCTAAACGGATTACATTTTTTGCACTTCGGAATAAGTCGTTAAGATCTATTTGACCAATGTTATTATACATGTGGCGGAATAAATTGTATGAAACAAAATGCAATCGTCTTGGCTAGCCGCTAACGCCATCTTTAGCCAGGCAACTAAACAGAGAACCGACCAGGGGAGGGAGCGAGTGATGGGGGATGGGTTAGTTAAATAAACATCATGGTTGTTGTAGTCCAAAAGAAACGCCCGGGTCATGTAGTGCCGTTCGATCGCTGGACTGAAAGAACTACATGTCCCTTCAAAGATAACGGTATAGTACGGCGAGAAACTTGACGTGTACATAGACTTGTAGTTTAGTTAAACGGCTGAATTCATTAAATCAAACGCCAGCGATACCCTAAAAGAACTACATGGACCATAACTGATTATATAGGTTGTTATATTCATCGCTTTGGTCAATGCGACAGAGCTATCGCTGCCCTACACAGGTTGTTAAACTCTCCGATAGATTTAGTGAGTCAAAACAAACAACTTTGATGGTAGAACTCGTACTGAATAACATGGAGATAATCGACAGCATTGTTACAGATGGTCTTGAGGTGGAGGGAAAGGTATCTAATATGGGCCAGAATCTTGAGACTGACAAAACAAAAGCAGGTTTGTAGCTTTCATCTACTCCTTAATGAGCTGATTGTAGTCACTGTTTCTGTGGGATGTTTGGTGTGTTATTATACAGTCATATAATGGAGAAATTAACCGCTAATGTGAACATTCCCAAGAAAATAACTGTTCACATGTATCTTGCatacatgttgtaccaatgaTTGCTTTTTCTGTTTTAGACGTTATACTTATTgtcaaataacaaaacaaaaacaaaataatatgtCAGACTTACTAAGGACTTTAGTTTTGTAAATGTTCTGGCAATATTCAAGTAAGTTTCAAGTAAAGTTCAAATTTTCTTCCCTTGACATAAAGCAAATTCAATCTTCTTTATTATCCCCACGATCAGAGTTTGTGTGGACCCTGCAGGCCACGTGGCACCTGGTCCACATCCGTCTGGAGATGGACCAGCTCTTCGACCAGCCCGTCtgcaagaagaagaagctgtgGGAGCTCGTGTCGGAGAAGATCAACGCCAAGCTGAGCGAGAGCGCCGACTCGGAGGTCAGCGCCAAGGCCTACGAGTGCGACCTCAAGTGGCGCAACATGCTGGCCACGTACCGCAAGAACGCCGAGCGCGCCCGCCGGCTGGGCGAGGGCAGCGTGCACTGGGAGTTCTTCAAGGCCATGCACGAGGTGCTGGGGAAGAGccgcgaggaggtggaggcccaGCGCCGAGCCAGGCTCTGCGGCACCAAGCTGGGCAAGGCCATCGCCAGCAAGAGGTTCACGCCCATCCTGCCCACGCCGTCGGCCGGGGGCGGGCCACGCCCGCCGCAGGACGTCCTCCAGCTGTACATGGAGCTGCAGGAGCGGAAGATGAACATGTGGGCCCAGCAGAAGgccctggaggagaggaagatcgA
This region includes:
- the armc5 gene encoding armadillo repeat-containing protein 5, which codes for MAALPVQGSCKPARGSASHRGASSTSPESSLTWCLSHLSKPVPKPTEDPGICGTEDGGGRKDSESKRNKAAQWRALVAIRTHHIKGGTSGISRFRTQGGLGPLLKVLKDPECSRKTLDLALSILGNCCTEYATRAQVRKLEGVVIVVDILKRNVTTDTVQNRAARALGNLAMDPQNSALIHSSGGVPLLLLCLSLFSSSSSPGGAPPPPSGPQLECAQSAARALLYLADTHANRLSLLAQCALSSLAPLLAAELPLALRRAALRTVHELTRGCGVECAREVSRSGVLAPLGAMATGAAAGAATAEGGADEPPEELALKALANLCSQGCLRPLVGSLDVIGRFSAEARREPLRAPVFLKALCLCCKEAVNRAKVKACGGLETLVGFLGTHRGHPLARMAIVACVDFVYDEAALEQLQELGLVPLLVGRLDALARQEEEQQEEVEEAEPAADRAEAGRTAGMSPSEMLSSSCFESFDFPSLDGRREEARDQGPGSSSFLSLRSWLLSEGLISSEGDLVDAPGAAEGDWSGLHLPSSSSSSSSSPQTPLPALPSASPTQPEVSPLGEAPAPPSTPSPSSPAPPPQTPVSPSKFSPQRKRPRRPHPHGRHPYHPEPWAPESPVLLLLSRFSHASDPSAALVTPAALRGLLRYVSRHRDPSSRCFRMLCRLSCNPNCLHALVRTGAPALIRHHLCRPAERGGGGGGGGGGGGGNRQTGRVRAKVKQLGLALLNNMRVQSESAFGSGVLAHAMLSGSEPDKMNVALSLPLINSNKALLRKLLLDSGGLAVALQPLGCPAAAGGGEEEEEEEEHTAECGLLLPKGFSSSPPVSGAQLHALYLSLLIGCLSGLLGGGRADAGGKPPLPTRSGTFPDRIPGNAEDTPPPPPKKPRLDCLCPYRDATFDLLLELDDGTRLPANREAVSAGSEYFRALLGGGFEEAAAGGAGRAIAIRDVSGGTLLTVLHHLHGCRLPAPAQEEGGARCQVLGALARERLGLVPGTAAAETPDFQDSPLGEAMVGACRFLVPELRREAEELCVEALLAHAAPPPPPRDPGRPFGETTDEGLARRASGLELSGGAESTQEPKRPRSASGSKPSGSDKTRPGPKHARRSLRPAPPDPSAPSWPPAGSEGRALWALLPQVYRFAQRYSYPALGRACLSVLLGGPRGPRAQPRPATGSSSSSSSSSSSSSSSSSSSSSSSPGPGDCLGRLALEADCPGTLKQDLLDLVTLALS
- the si:dkey-66i24.7 gene encoding uncharacterized protein si:dkey-66i24.7 — translated: MRQSYRCPTQVVKLSDRFSESKQTTLMVELVLNNMEIIDSIVTDGLEVEGKVSNMGQNLETDKTKAEFVWTLQATWHLVHIRLEMDQLFDQPVCKKKKLWELVSEKINAKLSESADSEVSAKAYECDLKWRNMLATYRKNAERARRLGEGSVHWEFFKAMHEVLGKSREEVEAQRRARLCGTKLGKAIASKRFTPILPTPSAGGGPRPPQDVLQLYMELQERKMNMWAQQKALEERKIEAINNLAQAISSLAQKNADPFVKEGP